A stretch of the Candidatus Nanopelagicales bacterium genome encodes the following:
- a CDS encoding NAD(P)H-quinone dehydrogenase, which yields MARVVVVGGGPGGYEAALVAAQLGAEVTVVDRDGPGGSAVLTDCVPSKALIATAEVITLAEDSGDLGVRIGGAPPSADVIGVDLGVVNDRVKRLAQAQSADIARRLDRDGVRVVPGIGRLDGPSRVVADLAGGGSEAYDADVVLVATGARPRVLPDAVPDGERILTWEQVYDLPALPERLIVVGSGVTGAEFASAYNALGSDVVLVSSREHVLPGEDPDAAAVLEEVFRRRGMTVLSRARAQAARREGDGVVVTLEDGRTVEGSHVLMAVGSLPNTEGIGLAEAGVTLGPGGFVQVDRVSRTSARGVYAAGDCTGVFMLASVAAMQGRIAMWHSLGDAVAPLDLKTVSSNVFTEPEIATVGVTQRDIDEGRINADQVTLPLATNARAKMQEIRDGFVKVFCRKGTRIVVGGVVVAPRASELIYPLTMAVEHRLTVDQVASSFTVYPSLSGSVAEAARRLHLPDADPD from the coding sequence GTGGCGAGGGTGGTGGTGGTCGGCGGCGGTCCGGGCGGGTACGAGGCGGCGCTGGTCGCGGCGCAGCTCGGTGCGGAGGTGACGGTCGTCGACCGGGACGGGCCCGGCGGCTCCGCCGTGCTCACCGACTGCGTGCCCAGCAAGGCGCTGATCGCGACCGCGGAGGTCATCACGCTGGCCGAGGACAGCGGCGACCTCGGCGTGCGGATCGGCGGGGCGCCGCCCAGCGCCGACGTCATCGGCGTGGACCTCGGCGTCGTCAACGACCGGGTGAAGCGGCTGGCGCAGGCGCAGAGTGCCGACATCGCGCGGCGCCTGGACCGCGACGGGGTCCGTGTGGTCCCGGGCATCGGACGGCTGGACGGACCGAGCCGGGTCGTGGCCGACCTCGCGGGCGGCGGGTCGGAGGCGTACGACGCCGACGTCGTCCTGGTGGCCACCGGTGCGCGCCCGCGCGTGCTGCCCGACGCCGTGCCCGACGGCGAGCGGATCCTCACCTGGGAGCAGGTGTACGACCTCCCGGCGCTGCCGGAGCGGCTCATCGTGGTGGGATCCGGTGTCACCGGAGCGGAGTTCGCCTCGGCCTACAACGCACTCGGATCCGATGTCGTCCTGGTGTCCTCGCGGGAGCACGTGCTGCCGGGCGAGGACCCCGACGCGGCGGCGGTGCTGGAGGAGGTGTTCCGCCGGCGCGGGATGACCGTGCTGTCACGGGCACGGGCGCAGGCCGCGCGGCGCGAGGGCGACGGTGTGGTCGTGACCCTGGAGGACGGCCGCACCGTCGAGGGGTCGCACGTGCTGATGGCGGTCGGCTCGCTGCCGAACACCGAGGGCATCGGGCTGGCGGAGGCGGGCGTCACCCTCGGACCGGGCGGCTTCGTACAGGTGGACCGGGTGTCGCGCACGTCGGCCCGCGGCGTCTACGCGGCGGGGGACTGCACCGGCGTGTTCATGCTCGCGTCGGTGGCCGCCATGCAGGGACGGATCGCGATGTGGCACTCGCTCGGGGACGCCGTGGCGCCGCTGGACCTGAAGACGGTGTCCAGCAACGTCTTCACCGAGCCGGAGATCGCGACCGTCGGGGTGACGCAGCGCGACATCGATGAGGGCCGCATCAACGCCGACCAGGTGACCCTGCCGCTGGCGACGAACGCCCGAGCGAAGATGCAGGAGATTCGCGACGGGTTCGTGAAGGTGTTCTGCCGCAAGGGAACCCGGATCGTGGTCGGCGGCGTGGTGGTGGCGCCGCGTGCGAGCGAGCTCATCTACCCGCTGACCATGGCCGTCGAGCACCGGTTGACCGTGGACCAGGTGGCGTCGTCGTTCACGGTGTACCCGAGCCTGTCCGGGTCGGTGGCGGAGGCCGCCCGGCGACTGCATCTGCCCGACGCCGACCCCGACTGA
- a CDS encoding biotin carboxylase N-terminal domain-containing protein → MRKVLIANRGEIAVRVARACRDAGLTSVAVYADPDRDAMHVREADEAYALHGTTPGETYLDMAKILAVAAESGADAVHPGYGFLSENADFAQAVTDAGLTWIGPPPEAIRSLGDKVSARHIAQRAGAPQVEGTPDPVSGSDEVVEFAKAHGLPIAIKAAFGGGGRGLKVARTLEEIPELYDSAVREAVAAFGRGECFVERYLDNPRHVETQVLADKHGNVVVVSTRDCSLQRRHQKLVEEAPAPYLSHEQVAEIYRASKAIIKEAGYYNAGTCEFLVGEDGTISFLEVNTRLQVEHPVTEEVAGIDLVREQFRIADGEELGFDDPELRGHSFEFRINGEDPGRNFLPAPGVLVKFNPPAGPGVRWDGGFEQGDVIGGNFDSLLGKLIVTGRDRQEALERSRRALDEFEVDGIATALTFHRVVVRDPAFAPTNPDDPFTVHTRWIETGFDNTIPAYTGAATEMHEPEQRETVVVEVGGKRLEVSLPEGLGAISAGGAKKGGKAPKRAAKKAGGGASGDAVTAPMQGTIVKVAVEEGQQVEAGELVVVLEAMKMEQPLNAHKAGTVTGLTAEVGATVPTGTVLLEIKD, encoded by the coding sequence GTGCGCAAGGTGCTCATCGCCAACCGCGGCGAGATCGCGGTACGCGTGGCCCGGGCCTGCCGCGACGCGGGCCTGACGTCGGTCGCCGTCTACGCCGACCCGGACCGGGACGCGATGCACGTCCGGGAGGCCGACGAGGCGTACGCCCTGCACGGCACCACCCCGGGCGAGACGTACCTCGACATGGCGAAGATCCTCGCCGTCGCGGCCGAGTCCGGCGCCGACGCGGTGCACCCCGGCTACGGCTTCCTGTCCGAGAACGCCGACTTCGCGCAGGCGGTGACCGACGCCGGGCTGACCTGGATCGGCCCCCCGCCGGAGGCGATCCGCTCCCTGGGCGACAAGGTGTCCGCCCGCCACATCGCGCAGCGCGCCGGCGCCCCCCAGGTCGAGGGCACCCCCGACCCGGTCAGCGGCTCCGACGAGGTCGTCGAGTTCGCGAAGGCCCACGGCCTGCCGATCGCGATCAAGGCGGCGTTCGGCGGCGGCGGCCGCGGCCTGAAGGTCGCGCGCACGCTGGAGGAGATCCCCGAGCTGTACGACTCCGCCGTACGCGAGGCCGTGGCCGCCTTCGGCCGCGGCGAGTGCTTCGTCGAGCGCTACCTTGACAACCCGCGGCACGTGGAGACCCAGGTCCTGGCCGACAAGCACGGCAACGTGGTCGTGGTCTCCACCCGCGACTGCTCCCTGCAGCGCCGGCACCAGAAGCTGGTCGAGGAGGCGCCCGCCCCGTACCTGTCCCACGAGCAGGTCGCCGAGATCTACCGCGCCTCCAAGGCGATCATCAAGGAGGCCGGCTACTACAACGCCGGCACCTGCGAGTTCCTGGTCGGCGAGGACGGCACGATCTCGTTCCTCGAGGTCAACACCCGGCTGCAGGTCGAGCACCCGGTGACCGAGGAGGTGGCCGGCATCGACCTGGTGCGCGAGCAGTTCCGCATCGCCGACGGCGAGGAGCTCGGGTTCGATGACCCGGAGCTGCGCGGGCACTCGTTCGAGTTCCGCATCAACGGCGAGGACCCCGGCCGCAACTTCCTGCCCGCCCCGGGCGTGCTGGTGAAGTTCAACCCGCCGGCCGGCCCCGGCGTGCGGTGGGACGGCGGGTTCGAGCAGGGCGACGTCATCGGCGGCAACTTCGACTCGCTGCTGGGCAAGCTCATCGTCACCGGCCGCGACCGGCAGGAGGCGCTGGAGCGCTCGCGCCGCGCGCTGGACGAGTTCGAGGTCGACGGCATCGCGACCGCGCTCACGTTCCACCGCGTCGTGGTGCGCGACCCGGCCTTCGCGCCCACGAACCCCGACGACCCGTTCACCGTCCACACCCGCTGGATCGAGACCGGCTTCGACAACACCATCCCCGCCTACACCGGTGCGGCGACCGAGATGCACGAGCCGGAGCAGCGGGAGACCGTCGTCGTCGAGGTCGGCGGCAAGCGCCTCGAGGTGAGCCTGCCCGAGGGCCTGGGCGCCATCTCGGCCGGCGGGGCGAAGAAGGGCGGCAAGGCGCCCAAGCGCGCGGCGAAGAAGGCCGGCGGTGGCGCGTCCGGGGATGCGGTCACCGCGCCGATGCAGGGCACGATCGTCAAGGTCGCCGTCGAGGAGGGCCAGCAGGTCGAGGCCGGCGAGCTGGTCGTGGTTCTCGAGGCGATGAAGATGGAGCAGCCGCTCAACGCGCACAAGGCCGGGACGGTCACCGGGCTGACCGCCGAGGTCGGCGCTACCGTGCCTACAGGGACCGTGCTGCTGGAGATCAAGGACTGA
- a CDS encoding GNAT family protein gives MTVGTSSSGARVVLREPVEGEPPVEVDDDPWSDWGERLPLEETAGVVHRLVVEVDGVPGGVVSWHRTHYGPNAGSLAWNVGIALATSVRGRGVGSLAQRLLARHLFDTTPIDRVEASTDVTNVAERRALERAGFTFEGVLRGAQARTDGRHDLAAYAVLRTDPL, from the coding sequence GTGACCGTCGGGACGTCCTCGTCGGGGGCGCGCGTGGTCCTGCGCGAGCCGGTCGAGGGGGAGCCGCCGGTCGAGGTCGACGACGACCCCTGGTCGGACTGGGGGGAGCGGCTGCCGCTGGAGGAGACGGCCGGGGTCGTGCACCGGCTGGTGGTGGAGGTCGACGGCGTGCCCGGGGGGGTCGTGTCCTGGCACCGCACGCACTACGGGCCGAACGCCGGCTCGCTGGCCTGGAACGTGGGGATCGCGCTGGCGACCTCCGTCCGCGGCCGCGGGGTGGGGTCGCTGGCCCAGCGGCTGCTGGCCCGGCACCTGTTCGACACCACCCCGATCGACCGGGTGGAGGCGTCCACCGACGTGACGAACGTCGCGGAGCGCCGCGCGCTCGAGCGGGCCGGGTTCACCTTCGAGGGCGTGCTGCGCGGCGCCCAGGCCCGCACGGACGGCCGGCACGACCTGGCTGCGTACGCCGTCCTCCGCACCGACCCGCTCTGA
- a CDS encoding phospho-sugar mutase: MTTLPDETRARAEAWLAEDPDPQTRQRLTELLAAADGGDAAAASEVADAFDGRLQFGTAGLRGALGPGPNRMNRVVVIRAAAGLADYLRERGGGAAVVGYDARTNSDVFARDTAAVMRGAGLSAMVLPRPLPTPVLAYAIRALGCAAGVMVTASHNPPQDNGYKVYLGDGSQIVPPADAEISACIDAVGPLADVPLGGEWDTLSDSIADDYLARAVSLVLDDSPRHVRVVYTPMHGVGGDIVVSALERAGFPEPVVVAPQFDPDPAFPTVSFPNPEEPGAMDLALAEAELHEADVVVANDPDADRCALAVPTREGGWRMLRGDEVGALLGWWILERGVRSGRPVTGAYACSIVSSSLLGRIAADAGLPYAETLTGFKWISRVPGLAFGYEEALGYCVDPDGVKDKDGVSAALLLVELVATLKASGRTVHDVLDDLARRFGLHATDQLSVRVTDLSLIADAMARLRAQPPTSLGGRAVERLDDLERGTADLPPTDGLRFVLADQGRVIIRPSGTEPKVKCYLEVVEPVDAAAETGDGHADVDAARERAAASLAAISADVAAALGI, encoded by the coding sequence GTGACCACGCTGCCCGACGAGACCCGCGCGCGCGCCGAGGCCTGGCTGGCGGAGGACCCCGACCCGCAGACCCGGCAGCGGCTGACCGAGCTGCTCGCCGCTGCCGACGGCGGGGACGCGGCCGCCGCCTCGGAGGTCGCCGACGCCTTCGACGGCCGGCTGCAGTTCGGCACCGCCGGGCTGCGCGGGGCCCTCGGACCCGGACCGAACCGGATGAACCGCGTCGTGGTCATCCGCGCCGCCGCCGGTCTGGCCGACTACCTGCGCGAGCGCGGGGGTGGGGCGGCCGTCGTCGGCTACGACGCGCGCACCAACTCCGACGTGTTCGCGCGGGACACCGCCGCGGTGATGCGCGGTGCCGGGCTGTCCGCGATGGTGCTGCCAAGGCCGCTGCCGACGCCGGTGCTGGCGTACGCGATCCGCGCCCTGGGCTGCGCCGCCGGCGTGATGGTCACGGCGAGCCACAACCCCCCGCAGGACAACGGCTACAAGGTCTACCTCGGCGACGGCTCGCAGATCGTGCCGCCCGCCGACGCGGAGATCTCGGCCTGTATCGACGCCGTCGGGCCGCTGGCCGACGTACCCCTCGGCGGTGAGTGGGACACGCTGTCCGACTCAATCGCGGACGACTACCTGGCCCGGGCCGTGTCACTCGTGCTGGACGACTCTCCGCGGCACGTGCGCGTCGTCTACACCCCGATGCACGGCGTGGGTGGCGACATCGTCGTGAGCGCGCTCGAGCGCGCCGGGTTCCCGGAGCCCGTCGTGGTCGCGCCGCAGTTCGACCCCGACCCGGCGTTCCCGACCGTGTCCTTCCCCAACCCGGAGGAACCGGGGGCGATGGACCTCGCCCTCGCCGAGGCGGAGCTGCACGAGGCCGACGTCGTCGTGGCCAACGACCCCGACGCGGACCGGTGCGCGCTCGCGGTGCCGACGCGTGAGGGCGGCTGGCGGATGCTGCGCGGCGACGAGGTCGGCGCGCTGCTGGGCTGGTGGATCCTCGAGCGCGGCGTGCGGTCCGGGCGCCCGGTGACGGGTGCGTACGCCTGCTCCATCGTCTCGTCCTCGCTGCTGGGGCGGATCGCGGCGGACGCCGGGCTGCCGTACGCGGAGACGCTCACCGGCTTCAAGTGGATCAGCCGGGTGCCGGGGCTGGCGTTCGGGTACGAGGAGGCACTGGGCTACTGCGTCGACCCCGACGGGGTGAAGGACAAGGACGGGGTGTCTGCGGCGCTGCTCCTGGTGGAGCTGGTGGCCACGCTGAAGGCCTCCGGCCGTACGGTCCACGACGTGCTGGACGACCTTGCCCGCCGCTTCGGGCTGCACGCGACCGACCAGCTGTCCGTCCGGGTCACCGACCTGTCCCTCATCGCCGACGCGATGGCCCGGCTGCGCGCGCAGCCGCCCACGTCCCTGGGCGGCCGGGCGGTGGAACGCCTGGACGACCTGGAGCGTGGCACGGCCGACCTGCCGCCGACCGATGGGCTGCGGTTCGTGCTGGCCGACCAGGGCCGGGTGATCATCCGGCCGAGCGGCACCGAGCCGAAGGTGAAGTGCTACCTCGAGGTGGTCGAGCCCGTCGACGCAGCCGCGGAGACGGGCGACGGGCACGCGGACGTGGACGCGGCCCGGGAACGGGCCGCCGCCTCCCTGGCCGCGATCAGCGCCGACGTCGCCGCCGCCCTCGGCATCTGA
- a CDS encoding gamma-glutamylcyclotransferase family protein yields the protein MALYAAYGPNLDPHRMAERAPYSPVRGSGWLAGWRLTFGGDDIGWDGALATVVEDPLEQVFVMLYEVSDADERRLDAWEGTDLGLWNKIRVRVQTLEGDVLAWLYVLDGWEGGLPSAHYLGVIADAAEAAGAPADYVADLRSRECRSIGP from the coding sequence GTGGCGCTCTACGCGGCCTACGGCCCCAACCTGGACCCGCACCGGATGGCGGAGCGGGCGCCCTACTCCCCCGTCCGCGGCTCCGGCTGGCTGGCCGGCTGGCGACTCACCTTCGGCGGCGACGACATCGGCTGGGACGGCGCCCTCGCCACCGTGGTGGAGGACCCGCTAGAGCAGGTCTTCGTGATGCTGTACGAGGTCTCCGACGCCGACGAGCGCCGGCTGGACGCCTGGGAGGGCACCGACCTCGGCCTGTGGAACAAGATCCGGGTCCGCGTGCAGACGCTCGAGGGCGACGTGCTGGCCTGGCTGTACGTCCTCGACGGGTGGGAGGGCGGACTGCCCTCGGCGCACTACCTGGGCGTGATCGCCGACGCCGCGGAGGCCGCAGGGGCGCCGGCCGACTACGTCGCGGACCTGCGGTCGCGGGAGTGCCGCTCGATCGGGCCGTAG
- a CDS encoding purine-nucleoside phosphorylase, whose translation MTEQPGNAPAADLFADPSEAARRAAADLARVTGVPQHDVALVMGSGWVPAAEMLGETVADVAWTELYGFPPPSALGHAGRVRSVRAGDVRVLVFLGRTHLYEDRGVEPVVHAVRTGAAAGCRIMVLTNGCGGLDPSWSPGTPVLISDHINLTATSPIRGANFVDVTDLYSPRLRALCREVDPSLAEGVYVQMRGPQYETPAEIRMVRTIGGTLVGMSTVLEAIAAREAGLEVLGISLVTNMAAGMTGEPLNAQEVIDAGQAAATRMGDLLSRVVVRL comes from the coding sequence GTGACGGAGCAGCCCGGGAACGCCCCCGCAGCCGACTTGTTCGCCGACCCCTCGGAGGCCGCGCGCCGCGCAGCGGCGGACCTCGCCCGCGTGACCGGCGTACCCCAGCACGACGTCGCCCTCGTCATGGGCTCGGGCTGGGTGCCCGCCGCGGAGATGCTCGGCGAGACGGTGGCCGACGTGGCCTGGACCGAGCTGTACGGGTTCCCGCCGCCGTCCGCGCTGGGTCACGCCGGTCGGGTGCGCTCGGTGCGAGCGGGCGACGTCCGGGTGCTGGTGTTCCTCGGCCGGACCCATCTGTACGAGGACCGCGGCGTCGAGCCGGTCGTGCACGCCGTGCGCACGGGGGCAGCCGCCGGCTGCCGGATCATGGTGCTCACCAACGGCTGCGGCGGCCTGGACCCCTCCTGGAGCCCGGGAACCCCGGTGCTCATCAGCGACCACATCAACCTGACGGCGACGTCACCCATCCGGGGCGCGAACTTCGTCGATGTCACCGATCTGTACTCCCCGCGGCTGCGCGCACTGTGCCGCGAGGTGGACCCGTCACTCGCCGAGGGCGTATACGTCCAGATGCGCGGCCCGCAGTACGAGACCCCGGCCGAGATCCGGATGGTCCGCACCATCGGCGGCACGCTCGTCGGGATGTCCACGGTGCTGGAGGCGATCGCCGCGCGCGAGGCCGGGCTGGAGGTCCTGGGGATCTCACTGGTGACCAACATGGCCGCGGGCATGACCGGGGAGCCGCTGAACGCGCAGGAGGTCATCGACGCCGGCCAGGCCGCGGCGACCCGGATGGGCGACCTGCTGTCTCGGGTGGTCGTCCGGCTGTGA
- a CDS encoding NAD(P)-dependent oxidoreductase: protein MTAGTVLVTGSAGAVGSALVPRLAAAGWALRLVDRVPGSGFAVEPPHTETVGDCFDDAVLDAVLPGCDAVVHLAAVAGEAPVEEIAASHIVGTARVLEAARRNGVRRVVAASSNHAVGFTPRADLVGVDVRPRPDSFYGMGKVATEALCSLYADRYGMQTACLRIGTSIPRPLTRRHLSTWLSPDDLGRLVDACLRAPDLTYAVVYGISANTRRWWDLDPGRALGYDPQDDAEAYAAEILASTPEQTPDDDEYRFLGGSFAHVDGWHDPRPTPPEVER, encoded by the coding sequence GTGACCGCCGGAACCGTCCTGGTCACGGGGTCCGCGGGGGCGGTCGGCTCGGCGCTGGTGCCACGTCTCGCGGCCGCCGGCTGGGCGCTGCGGCTGGTCGACCGCGTACCCGGGAGCGGCTTCGCCGTCGAGCCGCCGCACACCGAGACCGTCGGCGACTGCTTCGACGACGCGGTCCTCGACGCCGTCCTGCCCGGCTGCGACGCGGTCGTGCACCTCGCCGCCGTCGCCGGCGAGGCACCCGTGGAGGAGATCGCCGCGTCACACATCGTCGGGACCGCGCGGGTGCTGGAGGCCGCCCGGCGCAACGGCGTGCGCCGCGTCGTCGCAGCGTCCAGCAACCACGCGGTGGGCTTCACGCCGCGGGCCGACCTGGTCGGCGTGGATGTACGTCCCCGGCCGGACTCGTTCTACGGGATGGGCAAGGTCGCGACCGAGGCGTTGTGCTCGCTCTACGCCGACCGGTACGGGATGCAGACCGCGTGCCTGCGCATCGGCACCTCGATCCCCCGGCCACTGACGCGGCGGCACCTGTCCACCTGGCTGTCCCCGGACGACCTCGGCCGGCTGGTCGACGCCTGCCTGCGCGCCCCGGACCTGACGTACGCGGTGGTCTACGGCATCTCGGCGAACACCCGCCGCTGGTGGGACCTGGACCCCGGCCGCGCCCTGGGCTACGACCCACAGGACGACGCCGAGGCGTACGCGGCGGAGATCCTGGCGAGCACCCCGGAACAGACACCCGACGACGACGAGTACCGCTTCCTCGGCGGCTCCTTCGCGCACGTCGACGGATGGCACGACCCCCGACCGACACCCCCGGAGGTGGAGCGGTGA